The Natrinema saccharevitans genome includes the window ACGCTCCAGCGCCTCGAGAAGCGAGGGTACGTGCGCTACCAGCCGTACGAGGGAGCGACGCTGACCGAGCGGGGACGCGAGACGGCTGCCGATCTCCACGAGCGCTACGTCGTCCTGGCGACGTTCTTCCGGGAGGTCCTCGATCTCGCGGAGCCCGACCGCGAGGCGATGGCGCTGGCCGGCAGCGTCAGTTCGCTCGTGACCGACCGGGTGGCCGAAACGCTGCTCGAGGCCGAGGGCGTGGAAGCGACCGACGTCTCGGTCTGACGCAACGATCGAAAGAAAACCGAAACCGGCGTCGGGAGAGCGATTCGCGAGCGGACGGGAGAAACCCCGTGCGAGCGACCGTCAGTTCGTCGCCGACTCGAGGACCAGCGTGTCGTCCTCGAGGTAGTGTTCGATGTGGTGGGTGTGTTCCTCGATCGTCACGAGCTGTTCGCGGAGCAGTTCGGCGGTGACGTGATCGCCGAGGTTCTCGGCGAGTTCGATGTGTTCGCGCGTACTCTCGATGATGTCGCCCATCATCTCGAGGTCGTTGGCCAGCGACGTCCGGATGTCGTATACGTCTTCGTCTTCGGGTTCGACGGTCGCGTTCTCGGCGAGGGTCGTCATGTTCGCGTGCGGAACGCCGCCGAGCGCCTGCAGTCGTTCGGCGATCTCGTCGGCGGCGTCCTCGACGTCCTCGTAGACCTCCTGGAGGAAGACGTGAACGTCGAGGAACTCGGCGCCTTCGACGTTCCAGTGGTGCTTGTGGAGCTGGTGGTAGAGGACGTACGCGTCCGCGAGATCGCGGTTGAGCGCCTCGACGATCTGCTCGGCCTTCTCGGGCTCGAGCCTGAGCGCGTTCTCCTCGACGGTACCGGCTTCCTGTTGGACGGACTTCTGAGAGTTCATCACAGTAGTCGGTAGGGCACCCACACTCATATAACTTATCTTATGTTTTTCGTATTGCCTAAAACCGCGTCGCGGGTACACGGCGATCGTGTCCGAGTTCCCGTCCCGATCGGCCGGCACCGGGCTAGCGTTGCAGCCACGCTATCGTAACAACTGAAACGATTTACACACCGATCGCACGACGACTGTGCGATCGGGTGTGCAGGGACCTTCAGTGGCTACTGTACTCGCCGATGACCGACTCGAAGAACTTTCGCTCGGCCGTCCGCAGGTGCTGGTTGAACGTCGCGGGCGCGATACCGAGGCGCTCGGCGATCTCCTCGCCCGTACTCTCCCGCGGCCAGTCGAAGTAGCCAGCGAAGTAGGCCGTCTCGAGGGCCGCCCGCTGTTTGTCGGTCAGTTCGTCCGCGAGGATCGACAGCGGGCCGGCGTCGTTGCGCTCGCCCCGTTCGGTGGTCCGCTGGGCGAGGTAGGTCGCGTCGTCGCGCTGGTCCTGAATGAGTTCGATCATCCGGCGCGTGTCCCGGCCCCGCGGCAGTTCGACGACGAACCGGAACTCGCCGTCGGCGATCGTCGCCGACGCGACGCGACCGCCGTGGGTCGCGATCGTCTCGAACAGCGACACCGCCGCCGGAGCGACGAGTTCGAACTCGAGTTCGTCGCGCCTGACCGAGAGGAACCGAACGTTGCCGATCCCGTCGGTGTCGTCGATGCTGTCTTCGAACTCCTCCTGTGAGACGCCGCGTGCCGTGCCGTATGCCAACAGCGCCTCGCCGCCGCCGACCAGCTGTTCGAACTCGATCGTACACGACTCCCCCGCCGAGAGTTCGACCAGTTCCTCCGCCATGTCCTCGACGCGGAACTCGAGTTCGACGACGGCGTCGCTGACGAGGGCGTCCTTGCGTTCGATCGCCGTGATCGCGTGGGCGATAACGTCGCCGGTCCGGGCGAGGACCTCGGTCTCGGCCCCCACGAACGCCCGCGGCGACGACGAGTAGACGTTCAACACGCCGTAGACGAGATCCTCGTGGACGATCGGGACCGCGGCCGACGACCGGTAACCGCGAGAGCGTGCGGCCTCCCGCCACGGTCCGAACGCCGGATCCGCCTGCGCGTCGTTCATGACCTGCACCTCGCCGGTCCGGACGGCCGTCCCGGCCGGTCCCCGTCCGGCCTCGTCGTCCTCGTCGACGGAGACGTCGATCTCGTCGAGGTAACCCTCCTCGACGCCGGCGGCCGCCTTCGGCACGACGCGGTCGCTGCCCGGATTGACGCCGCCGATCCACGCGAACCGGTAAGCGTCGGAGTCGGCGAGCCGATCGCAGACCTGCTGCTCGAGTTCCGTGCGCGTCTCGGTCGTGATCACCGCGTGACCGATGTCGTGGCCGATCCGATTGAGGCGGTTCAGCGCCTCGAGTTGCTCGCGTTGTTGGCGGCGCTGTCGCTCCTGATGGGCGCGCTCGATCGCGTGATGGATCGTTCGCACCAGCAGTTCGCTGGTCACCTCGTCCTTGACGAGGAAGTCCTGTGCGCCCCGCTGGATCGCCTTGACCCCGACCTGCTGGTCGCGGACGCCGGTCAGCACGACGATCGGCGTCTCGCCGGTCTCCTCGTGGACCGTCTCGAGGGTCTCGAGTCCCTCGCTGTCGGGGAGGTTCAGATCGAGCAACACGACGTCGGTCGGGTCGGCCTCGGCGGTCGCGAGTCCGTCCTCGAGGCGGGTTTCGCGGTCGATCTGGGGAGCCCCGCGGGCCGCGTCGCCGGGGCTGACCCGCTGGGCCAACTCCTCGGTGTCCCGGAGCATCTCCTGGATCAACCGGGCGTCTCCGGGGTTGTCCTCGATCAGGAGGACGCGGAGGGAATCGGCCGCGTCGCCCTCTCTACCCGCCTCCGCTCTGGTGTCGGTCTCGCTCATCGGGAATCGACCTCCGGTGGCAACCGAACGACCGAGAACCAGAACTTCTCGAAGGCCCGAACGGTCTCGATGAACTCGTCCGGATCGACCGGCTTCGTGAGGTAGGCGTTCGCGTGGAGCTCGTAGGACTGGGCGATGTCCTCTTCCGCCCGGGAACTCGTCAGCACGATCACCGGGATCGACCGCAGTTTCGGATCGTCCTTGAGATCTTCGAGGACGTCCTCGCCGTCCTTGCCGGGGAGGTTGAGATCCAACAGGATCAGATCCGGACGGGGTGCGTCGGCGTACTCACCACGCCGAGAGAGGTAGTCGAGCGCCTCGGCCCCGTTCGAGACGACGGACAGATCGTTCTCGATGCGCCCCTGTTCGAACGCCTCCTTGGTCAGTCGAACGTCGCCGGGGTTGTCCTCGACGAGCAGGATTCGAGCCGGCTCGGACTGGGTGTGTGCTGTTTCAGTCATCGCTCGGTGAGTCGTGGTCCGGTGAGGTGGGTACCGCGACGGGGAACGTCGGCCCCGCGCTCGGATCCGAATCGACGCTGATCGCGCCGCGCGTAGACTCGCTTCGCTCGCTCGACCGCCGTGGCGCTCGGCGACGTGCCGACAGAGCGCGAGCCCGATGCCGGTACCGGCGTACTCCTCGCGACCGTGGAGTCGATCGGATGCCCGGACGAGACGATCCGTCTCGCTCGGATCGATCCCGATCGCGAACCGGCCCCTTCCATGTTAGGCCATCGTACTCGGCGAATACGGATATACGTCGGGTCCGGTCGTCAGTACGGGTACTCGCGTTATCCAGCGGGTTCCGGAACAGTTGCCGAGGCCGTCCGGGATCGCCGTCGATGCGGGGCGGGGATCCGACCTCAGTCTCGGCGTCGACCTTCTCGATCCGCACGTAGGCGGCCGACTCGAGCGTCCGCTGGCCGAGTGTCGCGATGGCCTCTTGATACTCGAGAGTCGAGCGCGCGCCCGACGTGGGATCGCCAGCAGCCATACTACCGTTCGGAAGGCCGGCGATAGGCGTAAACCTAGCGCCGGAATGTCCCTCGAGAGGGACTCTCCGGCGGTGGTAACTCTCAGTAGAACCTGCCAGTTACAGTAGACCGTCTCAGTGGCTACGATAGGCTCGCGTCCGGACTGGTTCTCTCAGCCGAACACCGGCTCGTTCGGGACCAGGAACCGATCTCGATTTTGTATTGCCCTATGTGATTTATCAGACACGCTCATACGATCTTCCCATCAATTATTTCCGGTGGGACTGCAGGACAGCTCGCGATCACACCGAAACTGACTGATAGCAGTCCGTATCAGGGGAGAATCCCGTCGACTTCCGGGCCCCACATGCGATCGCTCGGGCGAACCGGCTGCCGAAACACAGGGGCTCGGGCCGGTAGCGACGCGTCGCAGTCCGTTCGGGAGTCGCTCGGCCGCCGGCACTGACAGGCCGGGACCGAACGACTACCACCAGGAGGCACGTCGCGGTTTCCGCGAGTAACGACAGTTCGAAACGGCCCCGGACGCACCAACCGAAGTCGAGAGGCAAGGATCGAATCGACGGCG containing:
- a CDS encoding metal-dependent transcriptional regulator, whose amino-acid sequence is MTDASQYLLACYHIARKEGEPVSPGSVADELERSPSVTTETLQRLEKRGYVRYQPYEGATLTERGRETAADLHERYVVLATFFREVLDLAEPDREAMALAGSVSSLVTDRVAETLLEAEGVEATDVSV
- the dpsA gene encoding DNA starvation/stationary phase protection protein DpsA, yielding MNSQKSVQQEAGTVEENALRLEPEKAEQIVEALNRDLADAYVLYHQLHKHHWNVEGAEFLDVHVFLQEVYEDVEDAADEIAERLQALGGVPHANMTTLAENATVEPEDEDVYDIRTSLANDLEMMGDIIESTREHIELAENLGDHVTAELLREQLVTIEEHTHHIEHYLEDDTLVLESATN
- a CDS encoding bacterio-opsin activator domain-containing protein, with product MSETDTRAEAGREGDAADSLRVLLIEDNPGDARLIQEMLRDTEELAQRVSPGDAARGAPQIDRETRLEDGLATAEADPTDVVLLDLNLPDSEGLETLETVHEETGETPIVVLTGVRDQQVGVKAIQRGAQDFLVKDEVTSELLVRTIHHAIERAHQERQRRQQREQLEALNRLNRIGHDIGHAVITTETRTELEQQVCDRLADSDAYRFAWIGGVNPGSDRVVPKAAAGVEEGYLDEIDVSVDEDDEAGRGPAGTAVRTGEVQVMNDAQADPAFGPWREAARSRGYRSSAAVPIVHEDLVYGVLNVYSSSPRAFVGAETEVLARTGDVIAHAITAIERKDALVSDAVVELEFRVEDMAEELVELSAGESCTIEFEQLVGGGEALLAYGTARGVSQEEFEDSIDDTDGIGNVRFLSVRRDELEFELVAPAAVSLFETIATHGGRVASATIADGEFRFVVELPRGRDTRRMIELIQDQRDDATYLAQRTTERGERNDAGPLSILADELTDKQRAALETAYFAGYFDWPRESTGEEIAERLGIAPATFNQHLRTAERKFFESVIGEYSSH
- a CDS encoding response regulator, which codes for MTETAHTQSEPARILLVEDNPGDVRLTKEAFEQGRIENDLSVVSNGAEALDYLSRRGEYADAPRPDLILLDLNLPGKDGEDVLEDLKDDPKLRSIPVIVLTSSRAEEDIAQSYELHANAYLTKPVDPDEFIETVRAFEKFWFSVVRLPPEVDSR